The following proteins are encoded in a genomic region of Mycobacteriales bacterium:
- the def gene encoding peptide deformylase: MSDPQVRPVVHAPAEVLSTPSVDVDPRDPAVAALADDLVATMREFTGCVGLAAPQIGVGWRVFCLDVGGHRKTRSYAGLVVLANPRLVHGEEPKSGREGCLSVPDLTGDVPRFLRVTVAGVVPGTGEERVVEADAYEAVGLQHELDHLDGMLFLDRVAGAHALYPRKRYL, encoded by the coding sequence GTGAGCGATCCGCAGGTGCGGCCGGTCGTCCACGCCCCGGCTGAGGTCCTCAGCACGCCGTCTGTCGACGTCGACCCGCGCGACCCGGCCGTCGCGGCCCTCGCCGACGACCTTGTCGCGACGATGCGCGAGTTCACCGGTTGCGTGGGGCTTGCCGCGCCGCAGATCGGGGTCGGCTGGCGGGTCTTCTGCCTCGACGTCGGTGGTCACCGCAAGACCAGGTCGTACGCCGGACTCGTCGTGCTCGCCAACCCCCGGCTCGTGCACGGCGAGGAGCCGAAGTCCGGCCGCGAGGGCTGCCTGTCGGTGCCCGACCTCACCGGCGACGTGCCGCGGTTCCTCCGGGTCACCGTGGCCGGGGTGGTGCCGGGCACGGGGGAGGAGCGGGTGGTCGAGGCGGATGCCTACGAGGCGGTCGGCCTGCAGCACGAGCTCGACCACCTCGACGGGATGCTGTTCCTCGACCGGGTGGCCGGCGCGCACGCGCTCTACCCGCGCAAGCGCTACCTGTAG
- a CDS encoding acyl-CoA dehydrogenase family protein has protein sequence MQRQIFDSEHAGFREMVRAFIDKEIAPHHAAWESAGIVDREVWTKAGAQGLLGFEIDEAYGGGGQADFRYNAILDEEMARAGATGVGYSLQNDVVAPYLVRLLNDEQKQRWLPGVCSGEIITAIAMTEPAAGSDLQGIKTTALKDGGDYVVNGQKTFITNGIHSDIVIVVARTDPEAGHKGISLLMVERGMPGFERGRNLDKMGLKAQDTAELFFSDVRVPKANLLGEEGQGFIYLMQNLPQERLSIAVSAVASAEWALEVTVAYCKEREAFGRPIGTFQNSRFALAEMATEVEIARVFVDRCITEHNAGNLSPSDAAMAKWWTTELQKKVIDRCVQLHGGYGYMLEYPIAKAYLDCRIQTIYGGTTEIMKEIVGRSLGV, from the coding sequence ATGCAGCGGCAGATCTTCGACTCCGAGCACGCCGGCTTCCGCGAGATGGTCCGGGCGTTCATCGACAAGGAGATCGCCCCGCACCACGCCGCCTGGGAGTCCGCCGGCATCGTCGACCGCGAGGTCTGGACAAAGGCCGGCGCGCAGGGGCTCCTCGGCTTCGAGATCGACGAGGCCTACGGCGGTGGCGGCCAGGCCGACTTCCGCTACAACGCGATCCTCGACGAGGAGATGGCGCGCGCCGGCGCGACCGGAGTCGGCTACAGCCTGCAGAACGACGTCGTCGCGCCGTACCTCGTGCGGCTGCTCAACGACGAGCAGAAGCAGCGCTGGCTGCCGGGCGTCTGCTCCGGCGAGATCATCACGGCGATCGCGATGACCGAGCCCGCAGCCGGCAGCGACCTGCAGGGCATCAAGACGACCGCGCTCAAGGACGGTGGCGACTACGTCGTCAACGGGCAGAAGACGTTCATCACCAACGGCATCCACTCCGACATCGTCATCGTCGTCGCCCGCACCGACCCGGAGGCCGGGCACAAGGGCATCAGCCTGCTGATGGTCGAGCGCGGGATGCCCGGGTTCGAGCGCGGCCGCAACCTCGACAAGATGGGGCTGAAGGCGCAGGACACCGCGGAGCTGTTCTTCTCCGACGTCCGCGTGCCGAAGGCCAACCTGCTCGGCGAGGAGGGCCAGGGCTTCATCTACCTGATGCAGAACCTCCCGCAGGAGCGGCTGTCGATCGCGGTGAGCGCGGTGGCCTCGGCTGAGTGGGCGCTCGAGGTGACGGTCGCCTACTGCAAGGAGCGGGAGGCGTTCGGCAGGCCGATCGGCACCTTCCAGAACAGCCGCTTCGCCCTGGCCGAGATGGCTACGGAGGTGGAGATCGCCCGGGTCTTCGTCGACCGGTGCATCACCGAGCACAACGCCGGCAACCTGTCGCCGAGCGACGCGGCGATGGCGAAGTGGTGGACGACCGAGCTGCAGAAGAAGGTCATCGACCGCTGCGTGCAGCTGCACGGCGGCTACGGCTACATGCTCGAGTACCCCATCGCCAAGGCCTACCTCGACTGCCGCATCCAGACGATCTACGGCGGCACCACAGAGATCATGAAGGAGATCGTCGGCCGTTCCCTCGGCGTCTGA
- a CDS encoding ACT domain-containing protein encodes MTAFAVTVIGDDRPGIVAAVTSALADLGANLEDSSMTILRGRFAMTLIAQAAVTEAAIRAALVPAERRLGVHTTVAEVGPETAEAVPAGSHYLLSLHGADRPGIVAAITGLVADCHGNITDMTTRLAGDLYVLVCEVDLPGDVDAEQLDRDLAELAAGLGVHASLRAAEAELL; translated from the coding sequence ATGACCGCCTTCGCCGTCACCGTCATCGGTGACGATCGCCCGGGCATCGTCGCGGCCGTCACCTCGGCTCTCGCCGACCTCGGGGCCAACCTCGAGGACTCGTCGATGACGATCCTGCGCGGGCGGTTCGCGATGACCCTGATCGCGCAGGCGGCGGTGACCGAGGCCGCCATCCGCGCCGCGCTGGTCCCGGCGGAGCGGCGGCTGGGCGTGCACACCACGGTCGCCGAGGTCGGTCCGGAGACGGCGGAGGCCGTGCCGGCCGGCAGCCACTACCTGCTCTCGTTGCACGGCGCCGACCGCCCCGGCATCGTTGCGGCGATCACCGGGCTCGTCGCCGACTGCCACGGCAACATCACCGACATGACGACCCGGCTCGCCGGTGACCTCTACGTGCTCGTGTGCGAGGTCGACCTCCCCGGCGACGTCGACGCCGAGCAGCTCGACCGCGACCTCGCCGAGCTCGCCGCGGGTCTCGGTGTGCACGCGTCCCTGCGCGCGGCTGAGGCGGAACTCCTGTAG
- a CDS encoding prenyltransferase yields the protein MTDQAAVHPALDPHVNGRLAAWRYALRTTNPPAGEIDAVTRWLVVTRAAVLPMTLFAGLVAALLAVGAPHVSVVNLLVAILGILLAHVANNLMNDLADTQVGTDTLDYPRALYAPHPILSGLVTKAQLYRAIALVNLADLAILLFLAGRRGWPIVGFALGGFLLSVAYTSPPLRLKKIGLGEPDVLVVWGPLMVVGTYFAATGTAPWQVWLASLPYGLLCTTVLMGKHVDKIPYDAPAGTRTLPVLLGERRARGLTRGLLATFYVLVAVDVAVGALPWPSLTVVAGLPVAAKAWRYLSRPRPDAPPEGFPIWPLWFAAIAFLHTRRAGALLVAGLAIAAGFGMTGY from the coding sequence GTGACCGATCAGGCGGCCGTCCATCCCGCACTGGACCCCCACGTCAACGGCCGGCTGGCCGCCTGGCGCTACGCGCTGCGCACCACGAACCCGCCCGCGGGCGAGATCGACGCCGTGACCCGCTGGCTGGTCGTCACCCGGGCCGCCGTGCTGCCGATGACGCTGTTCGCCGGTCTGGTCGCCGCACTGCTGGCGGTCGGCGCACCGCACGTCAGCGTCGTCAACCTGCTGGTCGCGATCCTCGGCATCCTGCTGGCCCACGTCGCCAACAACCTCATGAACGACCTCGCCGACACCCAGGTCGGCACCGACACCCTCGACTACCCGCGCGCGCTCTACGCCCCGCACCCGATCCTGTCCGGGCTCGTGACCAAGGCCCAGCTCTACCGGGCCATCGCGCTGGTCAACCTCGCGGACCTGGCGATCCTGCTGTTCCTCGCCGGCCGTCGCGGCTGGCCGATCGTCGGCTTCGCGCTCGGCGGCTTCCTGCTCAGCGTCGCCTACACGTCTCCACCGCTGCGGCTGAAGAAGATCGGCCTCGGCGAGCCCGACGTGCTCGTGGTCTGGGGGCCGCTGATGGTGGTCGGCACCTACTTCGCCGCGACCGGCACCGCGCCCTGGCAGGTGTGGCTCGCCTCGCTGCCCTACGGGCTGCTCTGCACGACGGTGCTCATGGGCAAGCACGTCGACAAGATCCCGTACGACGCACCCGCCGGCACCCGCACGCTGCCGGTCCTCCTCGGGGAGCGGCGGGCGCGGGGCCTGACCCGCGGGCTGCTCGCGACGTTCTACGTGCTGGTCGCCGTCGACGTCGCCGTCGGCGCGCTGCCCTGGCCATCGCTCACGGTGGTCGCGGGGCTTCCGGTGGCCGCCAAGGCCTGGCGCTACCTGTCCCGACCGCGGCCCGACGCGCCCCCCGAGGGTTTCCCGATCTGGCCGTTGTGGTTCGCGGCGATCGCTTTCCTGCACACCCGGCGGGCCGGCGCGCTGCTGGTCGCCGGCCTCGCGATCGCAGCCGGCTTCGGGATGACCGGCTACTGA
- a CDS encoding crotonase/enoyl-CoA hydratase family protein: MADEVLYRMEGRTAVITLNRPDARNAVNGALATGLHESIEKFEADDEARVAILTGTGQAFCAGMDLKAFSSGEAGGVVQPKGGFAGFVTYPRTKPVIGAINGFALAGGCEIALSCDFLVAAESATFGLPEPMRGLFAAAGGVFRLPRAMFPRKALEMILTAERIDAAEAHRVGLVNHVVADGDLLAKALEIAEKIAKNAPLSIKASLELARLSQDLTEEELWKRNNHFSGTVNTSKDAMEGAMAFVEKREPVWKGE, encoded by the coding sequence ATGGCCGACGAGGTCCTCTACCGGATGGAAGGCCGCACCGCGGTCATCACGCTGAACCGTCCCGACGCGCGCAACGCCGTCAACGGCGCGCTCGCTACCGGGCTGCATGAGTCGATCGAGAAGTTCGAGGCCGACGACGAGGCGCGGGTCGCGATCCTCACCGGCACCGGCCAGGCGTTCTGCGCGGGCATGGACCTCAAGGCGTTCTCCTCCGGCGAGGCCGGCGGCGTCGTGCAGCCCAAGGGCGGCTTCGCGGGTTTCGTGACCTACCCGCGCACCAAGCCGGTGATCGGCGCGATCAACGGGTTCGCCCTCGCCGGCGGCTGCGAGATCGCGCTGTCCTGCGACTTCCTCGTCGCGGCCGAGTCGGCGACGTTCGGTCTGCCCGAGCCGATGCGCGGCCTGTTCGCCGCGGCCGGCGGCGTCTTCCGGCTGCCGCGGGCGATGTTCCCCCGCAAGGCGCTGGAGATGATCCTCACCGCCGAGCGCATCGACGCCGCCGAGGCGCACCGGGTCGGCCTGGTCAACCACGTCGTCGCCGACGGCGACCTGCTCGCCAAGGCGCTCGAGATCGCCGAGAAGATCGCCAAGAACGCACCGCTGTCGATCAAGGCCAGCCTCGAGCTCGCCCGGCTCTCCCAGGATCTGACCGAGGAGGAGCTGTGGAAGCGCAACAACCACTTCTCGGGCACGGTCAACACCAGCAAGGACGCCATGGAAGGCGCGATGGCGTTCGTCGAGAAGCGCGAACCGGTCTGGAAGGGCGAGTAA
- a CDS encoding SDR family NAD(P)-dependent oxidoreductase: MSALDGKTAIVTGASRGIGAAIAELFAAEGARVAVAARTVDPGQSALEGTINETVERIRAAGGTAVAIPADLSRREDRERLVAESEHALGPVDVLVNNAAVTYFLPVADFPAKRMDLMFEVQVNAPFHLAQLVLPGMRERGSGWILNISSIAAVHPKPDAGRIGGTVYGMCKAALERFTTGLASEVYDAGIAVNALSPNRVVPTPGTLFHHLVTDDTDPDRVEPPEVMARAALALCSGDPRTLTGRVTYSQTLLDELGSIPHPAS; the protein is encoded by the coding sequence GTGAGCGCACTCGACGGCAAGACCGCGATCGTGACCGGGGCAAGTCGCGGCATCGGGGCCGCGATCGCCGAGCTGTTCGCCGCGGAGGGCGCGCGGGTGGCGGTCGCCGCCCGCACCGTCGATCCCGGGCAGAGCGCGCTCGAGGGCACGATCAACGAGACCGTCGAGCGGATCCGCGCGGCCGGCGGCACCGCCGTCGCGATCCCGGCCGACCTGTCGCGGCGCGAGGACCGCGAGCGGCTGGTGGCCGAGAGCGAGCACGCGCTCGGGCCCGTCGACGTCCTCGTCAACAACGCGGCGGTGACCTACTTCCTGCCGGTCGCCGACTTCCCGGCCAAGCGCATGGACCTGATGTTCGAGGTGCAGGTCAACGCGCCGTTCCACCTGGCGCAGCTGGTGCTGCCCGGCATGCGCGAGCGCGGCTCCGGCTGGATCCTCAACATCTCGTCGATCGCCGCGGTGCACCCGAAGCCCGATGCGGGCCGGATCGGAGGCACCGTCTACGGCATGTGCAAGGCCGCGCTCGAACGCTTCACCACCGGGCTCGCGTCCGAGGTCTACGACGCGGGCATCGCGGTCAACGCGCTGTCGCCCAACCGGGTGGTGCCGACGCCGGGGACGCTGTTCCACCACCTCGTCACCGACGACACCGACCCCGACCGGGTCGAGCCGCCCGAGGTCATGGCCCGAGCCGCGCTCGCGCTGTGCAGCGGCGACCCGCGGACGCTGACCGGTCGGGTCACCTACTCGCAGACCTTGCTCGACGAGCTGGGATCGATCCCGCACCCCGCTTCCTGA
- a CDS encoding LLM class F420-dependent oxidoreductase has protein sequence MKVDGGLGISRGSGEMSSEAIAASVREQEQLGYDGVWSAETAHDAFLPLVVAAEHSEHIELGTAIAVAFARNPMNLAYLANDLQLMSKGRFMLGLGSQIKPHIEKRFAMPWSHPAPRMRELILAIRAIWDAWETGGKLDFRGDFYTHTLMTPFFDPGPNPYGRPKILLAAVGEVMTSVAAEVADGMLVHGFTTHRYLREVTVPTIEAGLERAGKKRGDFQISYPAFVVTGRDDEQMTKAAAGVRQQIAFYGSTPAYRGVLDLHGWGEVGAELNRLSKSDDAGRWQAMGTLIDDEMLDAFAVVAPPDQVAAAIKDRFGDLVDRFSFYAPYAAEPGTWDAVIAELKG, from the coding sequence ATGAAGGTCGACGGTGGACTCGGGATCAGCAGGGGCTCGGGCGAGATGTCGTCCGAGGCGATCGCGGCGTCGGTCCGCGAGCAGGAGCAGCTCGGCTACGACGGCGTGTGGTCGGCCGAGACCGCGCACGACGCGTTCCTGCCGCTGGTCGTCGCTGCCGAGCACAGCGAGCACATCGAGCTGGGCACCGCGATCGCGGTCGCCTTCGCCCGCAACCCGATGAACCTCGCCTACCTGGCCAACGACCTGCAGCTGATGTCGAAGGGCCGGTTCATGCTCGGCCTCGGCAGCCAGATCAAGCCGCACATCGAGAAGCGGTTCGCGATGCCCTGGAGCCACCCGGCGCCGCGGATGCGCGAGCTGATCCTCGCGATCCGGGCCATCTGGGACGCGTGGGAGACCGGCGGCAAGCTCGACTTCCGGGGCGACTTCTACACCCACACGCTGATGACGCCGTTCTTCGACCCGGGGCCCAACCCCTACGGCCGGCCGAAGATCCTGCTCGCCGCTGTCGGCGAGGTCATGACCAGCGTGGCGGCCGAGGTGGCCGACGGCATGCTCGTGCACGGCTTCACCACCCACCGCTACCTGCGAGAGGTCACGGTGCCGACGATCGAGGCCGGGCTCGAGCGGGCGGGCAAGAAGCGGGGCGACTTCCAGATCAGCTACCCGGCGTTCGTGGTGACCGGCCGCGACGACGAGCAGATGACCAAGGCCGCCGCCGGCGTACGCCAGCAGATCGCGTTCTACGGCAGCACCCCGGCCTACCGCGGCGTGCTCGACCTGCACGGCTGGGGTGAGGTCGGGGCCGAGCTCAACCGGCTCTCCAAGAGCGACGACGCCGGCCGCTGGCAGGCCATGGGCACGCTGATCGACGACGAGATGCTCGACGCGTTCGCCGTCGTGGCCCCGCCCGACCAGGTCGCCGCCGCGATCAAGGACCGCTTCGGCGACCTGGTCGACCGGTTCAGCTTCTACGCGCCCTACGCCGCCGAGCCCGGCACCTGGGACGCCGTGATCGCCGAGCTCAAGGGCTGA
- a CDS encoding ATP-binding cassette domain-containing protein, with translation MRRAGRVDPTAALRRLARRQAAQTAVLEVPRPAAGEGPLLQCSGVDVAYDKVQILFGVDMEVERGEIVALLGTNGAGKSTLLKAISGLVDPAAGRILFDGLDITHADAVKTSKLGIIQVPGGKAVFPTLTVAEHFKAGTWLYADEDPKQVEARTQQVLDQFPRLRERWGQLAGNLSGGEQQQLALGMAFVAKPKLLVIDELSLGLAPTIVEQLLEMVRAIHATGCTIIVVEQSVNVALTIASRAFFMEKGEVRFSGPTAELLERDDILRSVFLQGAAQTRPAPPRAAKGRRAAVAEPQRPAPGPDAPVVLASQSVSKSFGGINALSDVDIEVRAGEILGVIGPNGAGKTTIFDVLSGFLKPDAGRVMLRGVDVTGWPADRRATIGLGRSFQDARIFPTLTVAENLAMGVERHIDTRDHFAALLGLPAVLASEDDVAYTVEDLVELMNLGAFRDKFVSELSTGSRRIVDLAMAIAHDPVVLILDEPSSGIAQRETEALGPLLRRIQAETGCAMLVIEHDMPLITAISDRLVAMDLGRVIAEGPPQAVLEDPVVVSSYLGSDTAVINRSGRGEPDTASTPRPRRRASSTGTRS, from the coding sequence GTGAGGCGCGCCGGGCGGGTGGATCCGACCGCTGCGCTGCGCCGATTGGCGCGGCGGCAGGCGGCGCAGACCGCCGTGCTCGAGGTGCCCCGGCCGGCAGCAGGGGAGGGGCCGCTGCTGCAGTGCAGCGGAGTCGACGTCGCCTACGACAAGGTGCAGATCCTCTTCGGCGTCGACATGGAGGTGGAGCGCGGCGAGATCGTCGCCCTGCTCGGGACCAACGGCGCCGGGAAGTCGACGCTGCTCAAGGCGATCTCCGGTCTCGTCGACCCGGCGGCGGGGCGCATCCTCTTCGACGGCCTCGACATCACCCACGCCGACGCGGTGAAGACGTCGAAGCTCGGCATCATCCAGGTGCCCGGCGGCAAGGCCGTCTTCCCGACGCTGACCGTCGCCGAGCACTTCAAGGCCGGCACCTGGCTCTACGCCGACGAGGACCCCAAGCAGGTCGAGGCCCGCACCCAGCAGGTGCTCGACCAGTTCCCACGGCTGCGCGAGCGGTGGGGTCAGCTCGCCGGCAACCTGTCCGGCGGGGAGCAGCAGCAGCTCGCGCTCGGCATGGCCTTCGTCGCCAAGCCGAAGCTGCTGGTCATCGACGAGCTGTCGCTCGGGCTCGCGCCGACGATCGTCGAGCAGCTGCTCGAGATGGTGCGCGCGATCCATGCCACCGGCTGCACGATCATCGTGGTCGAGCAGTCGGTCAACGTCGCGCTCACGATCGCCAGCCGCGCCTTCTTCATGGAGAAGGGCGAGGTGCGGTTCTCCGGGCCGACGGCCGAGCTGCTGGAGCGGGACGACATCCTGCGCTCGGTCTTCCTGCAGGGGGCGGCACAGACTCGACCTGCCCCACCGCGCGCGGCGAAGGGCAGGCGTGCGGCGGTCGCCGAGCCGCAGCGGCCGGCCCCCGGTCCGGACGCGCCGGTGGTCCTCGCGTCGCAGTCGGTCTCCAAGAGCTTCGGCGGCATCAATGCCCTGTCCGACGTCGACATCGAGGTACGGGCCGGGGAGATCCTCGGCGTCATCGGGCCCAACGGCGCCGGCAAGACGACGATCTTCGACGTCCTGTCGGGCTTCCTCAAGCCCGACGCCGGCCGGGTGATGCTGCGCGGTGTCGACGTGACCGGCTGGCCCGCCGACCGCCGGGCGACGATCGGCCTCGGCCGGTCGTTCCAGGACGCGCGCATCTTCCCGACGCTCACCGTCGCGGAGAACCTCGCGATGGGTGTCGAGCGGCACATCGACACCCGAGACCACTTCGCCGCGCTGCTCGGCCTGCCGGCCGTGCTCGCCTCGGAGGACGACGTCGCCTACACCGTCGAGGACCTCGTCGAGCTGATGAACCTCGGTGCCTTCCGCGACAAGTTCGTGTCCGAGCTGTCGACCGGTTCCCGCCGCATCGTCGACCTGGCCATGGCGATCGCCCACGACCCCGTCGTACTCATCCTCGACGAGCCGTCATCGGGCATCGCGCAGCGCGAGACCGAGGCGCTCGGGCCGCTGCTGCGCCGGATCCAGGCCGAGACCGGGTGCGCCATGCTCGTGATCGAGCACGACATGCCGCTGATCACCGCGATCTCCGACCGGCTGGTCGCGATGGACCTCGGCCGCGTCATCGCGGAAGGGCCGCCGCAGGCGGTGCTCGAGGACCCCGTCGTCGTGTCGTCCTACCTCGGCAGCGACACTGCTGTGATCAACCGCTCGGGTCGGGGCGAACCGGACACCGCGTCGACGCCCCGGCCGCGGCGGCGGGCCTCTTCCACCGGGACTAGGAGCTGA